The Candidatus Reconcilbacillus cellulovorans genome segment ACGTCGCGGCCGATTGTCGCTTCCGGCATGACGACCGATTCGCGGACGACGCTGCCCGGTGCAGTTCGGACGCCGTAAGCGAGAACCGATCGTTCGACGTCGCCCTCGATCCAACATCCTTCATTGACGAGCGACTGTCGGACGCCGGCGCCGGGCGCGATATAATGCGGCGGACGAACGGGATTGACGGAATAAATGCGCCAGTCGCGGTCGTTCAGGTCGAGCGGGGGATGTTCGATCAAAAGTTCCATATGCGCTTCCCACAGGCTTTCGATGGTACCGACGTCTTTCCAATATCCTTCGAACAGGTGGGCGTAGAGCCGAACGCCTTCCGCCAGCATCGCCGGAATGACGTCTTTGCCGAAATCGTGGCTGGAAGCGGGATTCGCCTCGTCGCGTTCCAGATATTCCCGCAGTACCGGCCATGTGAACAAGTAGACGCCCATCGAGGCGAGGTTGCTCGTCGGCCGCTTCGGCTTTTCCGCGAATTCGACGATGCGGCCGTCGGCGGCGGTTTTCATGATGCCGAACCGGCCAGCCTCGTTCCAGTCGACGCGGATGACGGCGATGGTGACGTCGGCGCCGTGCCGCTTGTGTTCCTCCAGGAGGCGGGTGTAGTCCATTTTGTAGATGTGGTCGCCGGAGATGACGAGCACATAGTCGGGGTCGTACCGTTCGATAAAGCCGATGTTCTGATAGATGGCATTGGCCGTGCCCTTGTACCAACCGCCGCTTTGGTCGCCGACGAACGGCGGGAGAATCGACAAGCCGCCTTCGGTTCGGTCGAGTCCCCACGGGCTGCCGATGCCGAGGTAACGATTCAGCACGAACGGCTGGTACTGCGTCAGAACGCCGACGGTGTCGATGCCGGAATGCGCGCAGTTGCTCAGCGCGAAGTCGATGATGCGGTATTTTCCTCCGAAATGGAGGGCGGGTTTGGCGAGCTGTTTCGTCAGGACGCCGAGCCGTTTACCCTCTCCTCCGGCGAGCAGCATCGCGATCCATTCCTTGCGTCGCATGTCGGGGCCTCCTTTCGGGAATCCGGCACGAGTAGCAGAAACGACAGCGGCGGAAGGGCCGTTTCGAGGCTCCTTTCCCGTCCGTGCCAGGGAATCGGTTCGGCGGCGACCGTCTCGCCGGAGTGCAAGCCGAGGCCACGCCCGCCAAACCTAAGTTCGTCGCTGTTGATTGCGATCCGGTAATCGCTTGCCGAAGGGACGCCGAAGCGGAAACGCTCGTAGAACCGGTCCGAAAAATTGCAAACGGCGACGGCGTGCGACCCGTCCGACGCGCGGCGGAAATAGATATAGACCGACTGAGCCGCGTTGTGAACGTCGATCCATTCGAAGCCGGCCGCGTCGAAGTCGAGCTCCCAAAGCGCCGGAAGGCTCCGGTACAACCGGTTGAGCGTCCGTACGTATTCTAGCATCTTGCGGTGCATGTCGAAATCGAGCAGCATCCAGTCCAACTGGAGCCGATCTTTCCATTCATCGAATTGAGCGAATTCACAACCCATGAAAAGTAATTTCTTTCCTGGATGTGTCATCCAATAACCGTAATACGCTCGCAGGTTCGCGAATTTATCTTCGTATCCGCCCGGCATTTTGTTGAGCAGCGATCGTTTCCCGTGCACCACTTCGTCGTGCGAAAGCGGAAGGACGAAATTTTCCGAATATGCGTAAAGCAGCGAAAACGTCATTAAATGGTGATGATGCGGGCGTTCCGACGGCGGAAGGGCCATATAACGCAGCGAGTCGTTCATCCAGCCCATGTTCCATTTAAAGTTGAAGCCGAGACCGCCGGTATGGGTCGGAGCGGTGACGCCCGGCCACGCGGATGAATCTTCGGCGATCATAAGCGCGTCGGGATAGTAGCGAAAGACGACTTCGTTCAGTTTCTTGAGAAAGGCGATCGCCTCGTCGTTTTCCGTGCCGCCGCGCCGGTTGAACGTCCGCATATGTTCCGGCTTGTCAAAGTTAAGGTCGATCATGCTGGCCACCGCGTCGATGCGGAGTCCGTCGACGTGGTAGACGTCCATCCAGAACAGCGCGTTCGAGATCAGGAAACTTTGCACTTCCGTCCGGCCGTAGTCGAACATAAGCGTCCCCCAGAGCGGTTTTTCCGCCCGATTCGGATCCGAACCTTCGTAGATCGGCGTGCCGTCGAACAGCCTAAGCCCGTGATCGTCCTTGCAGAAATGGGCGGGCACCCAGTCGACGATGACGCCGATGCCGCGCTCGTGGCAGCGGTCGATCAGTTCCATCAGCTGCCCGGGCGTTCCGTAACGACTTGTTGCAGCGTAGTAGCCGGTCACCTGGTAACCCCACGAAGCATCGAGCGGGTGTTCGGCGATCGGCAGCAGTTCGATGTGGGTATAGCCCATGGAGCACACGTAGTCGAGCAGGTCGTCGGCGATCTCGTCGTAAGTATAGAACTGCTCCTCGCCGCGGTTTTTCCACGAGCCGAGATGGACTTCGTAAATGAGCACCGGTTCCCGGTAAACGCAGCGCTTGCGTTTTTCGCGGCGCCACCGTTCGTCGCGCCAGGCGTGCTGGTTGGCCAGATCGACGACGATGGAAGCGGTGTTCGGCCGAAGTTCCGCCCTAAACGCGAACGGGTCGGCTTTCAGCACGCGGCGGCCGTCCGGCGTCTCGATCTCGTACTTGTAGAGCGCGCCTTCGTCGAGGCCGGGCACGAACGTCGCCCAAACGCCCGTCGTGCCGAGTTGCCGCATCGGATGGCGGCTGCCGTCCCAGCCGTTGAAGTTGCCGACGACGCGGACTGACCGCGCGTTGGGCGCCCAGACGGCGAACCGGACGCCGCGCCTGCCGCGGTAGGTCATCGGGTGGGCGCCGAAAATCCGGTAGCTGTGGAACAGTTCCCCTCGGTTGAATAAGTAGAGTTCGGTTCTTGAAATTCCGAAGTCTCCCGTCTTTTGACGGGATGCTTTGAATTGCGAAGCGGTATCGGCCGTTGCCATCGCGTTGAATCCTTTCTTCTTTTGTCAAGGTTCAATTTCATTATATCGCTCCGGGTTTCGGTCATCAAACGTTTTTTGGAAATCGGTCGGCTCGCTTTTTGCCGCGGGCCGGGCGCGGTCGCGATTCGGTCAAAAAGATTTGCATCGAGGAAAAATTATTGTATATAATAAAAATTGAGGCGTAAGGCCAAACTTCGGGTGCCGGGCCGTCGCCGGTCGTCATCGACGGGAGGTGTCGGGATTGGGCGTTTGGCGCGCGTGGAAAACCGTCGCGTTGCTCGCTTGGGCGGCGGTGTTGTCGGCCTGTTCGGCCTCTGGGGCGGCGCCGGGCGGCGCGACGGTCGGCGACCGGCCGATCCGCGCAACGGCGACGACCGGGATGATCGCCGATCTCGTCCGACGTGTCGGCGGGGACAGGGTCGAAGTGACGGCCCTGATGCGCCCGGGCGTCGACCCGCACCTGTACAAGGCGTCGCAGGGCGACCTTCGCCGGCTGGAGCGGGCGGACGTCGTGTTTTACAACGGTCTTTACTTGGAAGGTAAAATGGAAAAAATTTTGGAAAGCCTCGGACGCCGCAAGGCGGTCGTCGCCGTCACGCGCGACATCGGTCCGGACCGGCTGCTTCGCGTCCAAGGCATAGGGGACAAGGCGCAGTACGACCCGCACGTCTGGTTCGACGTGCGGCTGTGGATGATCGCATTGGATACGGTGCGGGAAGAACTTACAAGGCTTGATCCCGCGCACGCGGATGTGTATCGGCGCAACGCCGAGGCATATCGAGCCGAGCTTGAAGCGCTCGACCGGTATGCTCGGCTGCGGATCGCGTCGGTGCCGAAAGAACGCCGCGTGCTGGTGACGGCGCACGACGCGTTCCAGTATTTCGGACGCGCCTACGACATCGAGGTCAGGGGGTTGCAGGGCGTCAGCACGGCCGCGGAGACGGGCACGAAAGACGTGACCGATCTCCGAGACATGCTCGTGCGCCGCGGCATCAAGGCGGTGTTCGTCGAGACGAGCGTTCCGGAAGACCGCATCCGCGCGGTGATCGAAGGCGCGGCGGAGCTGGGGCACCGCGTCGTGCTCGGCGGTTCGCTCTATTCGGATTCGACGGGACCGGAAGGGACGCCGGAAGGTACGTATGTCGGCATGTTCCGGCATAACGTCGACGCGATCGTCGACGCGTTGAAGTGACGGCTCGCCGCGTGTTTTGGGGGGGACGACAATGACGACGACGGAATCGGGAACGGTTGCACCGGGCGACGTGGCCGCGGAGACGGAGCCTGAGGCTTCGCCGCTCGTCGTCCGCGACTTGACGGCGGCGTACCGCGGCGAGCCTGTGCTTCGATGCGTGAATCTCGCACTGCCGGAAGGGCGGCTGATCGGGCTGATCGGGCCGAACGGCGCAGGAAAATCGACGTTGCTGAAAGCGGTGCTCGGGCTTATTCCCGTGCTGTCGGGTGAGGTGCTCGTTTTCGGCATGTCGTACCGCAAATGTCGGCGGCTCGTCGGCTACGTACCCCAACGCGAATCGGTCGACTGGGATTTCCCGACGGACGCGCTCGACGTCGTCGTGATGGGGCTTTACGGCCGTCTCGGTTGGTTTCGCCGGCCCGGTAAAAAAGAACGCGAAATTGCGATGGAATGTCTGGAAAAAGTAGGCATGGCGGTGTATGCCGACCGGCAGATCGGTCAGCTGAGCGGCGGCCAGCAACAGCGCGTGTTTCTCGCGCGAGCGTTGGCGCAGGACGCCCGGCTTTATCTGATGGACGAACCGTTCGCCGGCGTCGACGCCGCGACGGAGAAAGCGATCGTCGGTCTGCTCGGCGAGCTGAAAAGTCGGGGCAAAACGGTCGTCGTCGTGCACCACGATCTGTCGACGGTGCGCGACTATTTCGACTGGGTCGTCCTGCTGAACCGCGAAGTCGTCGCCGCCGGGCCGACGGACGAGGTGTTCCGGCCGGAGCTCTTGCAGCGGACATACGGCGGACGGCTGGCGGTGTTCCGCGAAAACGGCGCGCCGGCGCGCGCAGAGGGGTGAGCGGCTATGCCGCTGTCGGACGTCTGGTCGGATCCGAACGTACGCTGGGTGTTGCTCGGCTGCATGCTGCTCGGCTTGTCCGGCGGGGTCATCGGCAGTTTTACCTATATCCGCAGACAGAGCTTGACCGGCGACGTGCTCGCCCACGCGGCGTTGCCGGGAGTCTGTCTTGCCTACATGGCGATCGGTGCAAAATCGGTCTGGGCGTTTGTCGTCGGAGCGGCGCTGGCGGGATGGGCGGCGGTGTTGTGCGTCGGACTGCTCGTCCGGCGTTCGCGGTTGAAGGCGGATACCGCGCTGGCCGCGGCGCTGTCGGTGTTTTTCGGATTCGGCGTCGTGCTTCTGACGTTCATCCAGCGCGGCGAAGGAGGCAACGTCAGCGGACTGGATGCGTTTCTGTTCGGACAGGCGGCGGCGATGACGGCGGGCGACGTGCGGGCGATGGCGACGCTGTCGGCAGTCGTTTTGGCGGCCGGCGTCCTGTTTTTCAAAGAATTCAAGCTGACCGGGTTCGATCCGGAGTTCGCGCGCAGTATCGGGTTTTCGGCCGGGCGGATCGACGCGTTGCTCATGTCGCTCGTCGTCGTGACGGTCGTCGCCGGCATTCAGGC includes the following:
- a CDS encoding 1,4-alpha-glucan branching enzyme, producing MATADTASQFKASRQKTGDFGISRTELYLFNRGELFHSYRIFGAHPMTYRGRRGVRFAVWAPNARSVRVVGNFNGWDGSRHPMRQLGTTGVWATFVPGLDEGALYKYEIETPDGRRVLKADPFAFRAELRPNTASIVVDLANQHAWRDERWRREKRKRCVYREPVLIYEVHLGSWKNRGEEQFYTYDEIADDLLDYVCSMGYTHIELLPIAEHPLDASWGYQVTGYYAATSRYGTPGQLMELIDRCHERGIGVIVDWVPAHFCKDDHGLRLFDGTPIYEGSDPNRAEKPLWGTLMFDYGRTEVQSFLISNALFWMDVYHVDGLRIDAVASMIDLNFDKPEHMRTFNRRGGTENDEAIAFLKKLNEVVFRYYPDALMIAEDSSAWPGVTAPTHTGGLGFNFKWNMGWMNDSLRYMALPPSERPHHHHLMTFSLLYAYSENFVLPLSHDEVVHGKRSLLNKMPGGYEDKFANLRAYYGYWMTHPGKKLLFMGCEFAQFDEWKDRLQLDWMLLDFDMHRKMLEYVRTLNRLYRSLPALWELDFDAAGFEWIDVHNAAQSVYIYFRRASDGSHAVAVCNFSDRFYERFRFGVPSASDYRIAINSDELRFGGRGLGLHSGETVAAEPIPWHGRERSLETALPPLSFLLLVPDSRKEAPTCDARNGSRCCSPEERVNGSAS
- a CDS encoding manganese ABC transporter ATP-binding protein, whose amino-acid sequence is MAAETEPEASPLVVRDLTAAYRGEPVLRCVNLALPEGRLIGLIGPNGAGKSTLLKAVLGLIPVLSGEVLVFGMSYRKCRRLVGYVPQRESVDWDFPTDALDVVVMGLYGRLGWFRRPGKKEREIAMECLEKVGMAVYADRQIGQLSGGQQQRVFLARALAQDARLYLMDEPFAGVDAATEKAIVGLLGELKSRGKTVVVVHHDLSTVRDYFDWVVLLNREVVAAGPTDEVFRPELLQRTYGGRLAVFRENGAPARAEG
- a CDS encoding manganese transporter, whose amino-acid sequence is MSGLGVWRAWKTVALLAWAAVLSACSASGAAPGGATVGDRPIRATATTGMIADLVRRVGGDRVEVTALMRPGVDPHLYKASQGDLRRLERADVVFYNGLYLEGKMEKILESLGRRKAVVAVTRDIGPDRLLRVQGIGDKAQYDPHVWFDVRLWMIALDTVREELTRLDPAHADVYRRNAEAYRAELEALDRYARLRIASVPKERRVLVTAHDAFQYFGRAYDIEVRGLQGVSTAAETGTKDVTDLRDMLVRRGIKAVFVETSVPEDRIRAVIEGAAELGHRVVLGGSLYSDSTGPEGTPEGTYVGMFRHNVDAIVDALK
- a CDS encoding glucose-1-phosphate adenylyltransferase, translating into MRRKEWIAMLLAGGEGKRLGVLTKQLAKPALHFGGKYRIIDFALSNCAHSGIDTVGVLTQYQPFVLNRYLGIGSPWGLDRTEGGLSILPPFVGDQSGGWYKGTANAIYQNIGFIERYDPDYVLVISGDHIYKMDYTRLLEEHKRHGADVTIAVIRVDWNEAGRFGIMKTAADGRIVEFAEKPKRPTSNLASMGVYLFTWPVLREYLERDEANPASSHDFGKDVIPAMLAEGVRLYAHLFEGYWKDVGTIESLWEAHMELLIEHPPLDLNDRDWRIYSVNPVRPPHYIAPGAGVRQSLVNEGCWIEGDVERSVLAYGVRTAPGSVVRESVVMPEATIGRDVRVFRAIVGEGAVIEDGATVGRPDGGITVIGHNETVGSGEIRTGGMTA
- a CDS encoding manganese ABC transporter, with the protein product MPLSDVWSDPNVRWVLLGCMLLGLSGGVIGSFTYIRRQSLTGDVLAHAALPGVCLAYMAIGAKSVWAFVVGAALAGWAAVLCVGLLVRRSRLKADTALAAALSVFFGFGVVLLTFIQRGEGGNVSGLDAFLFGQAAAMTAGDVRAMATLSAVVLAAGVLFFKEFKLTGFDPEFARSIGFSAGRIDALLMSLVVVTVVAGIQAVGVVLMSAFLIAPAVAARCWTERFGRMVALAGVFGAVSGWAGGYAGTFSHQLPTGALAVLAASALFVLSLLFSPRRGLLARAVRRFVQRRMTRAEFRRAAVGVKKP